The DNA sequence catCAAATCTAAAATCTAGctttttttagtcttttttatatttatttcatgtATTGTCCCTCATTTCTCAGTTTTTCATTCACTAAAGAtgaccaaaagaaaataaaaagactttttatattaaaggaatttttatattaaatgagTTAAAAGATgcgaaaaacacaaaataaaaaaagactattttgatattttaactttttaaaaataataaatttttttaaaaaaattctaaatgatACAGCAAATATGCAACGGAAAgagtaaacaaattaaattggGGTATTATTTGTCCTGTGTTTTATGAAAGAATGGTGAATGGTACTTGTGGCAGGGGAAAGTGGGGACAATGGAAAGACATTTTGGCATCAAGAACATAAATTGTAACATTGTGTGCTTGTCACAGATGTTGCCTGACATTTATTCAACCCAGGAAACCTGAAACAGTTGCTGAAAATAATGGCAAACAATGCCACGGAACACACAGATTCACCTGAACATGCATGACACACGTAGAACATGCAGCAATCACAAACATAATTCTGGTAAAACTATGAAGATAAAAAAGTTTAAGAAAAATCCATGATGATAAGTACAACAATGTAAATGTATTTAAACATGGAATAGTCTTCAAATAAAACCAGTCTTGATTAAATAGAATAATGTCACAATTcacaaacaataacaaaagCCAGTCTTGACTAAATAGAGCAGTGTTAAACactagtgatgatgatgatgatgatgacattgTTCCATAACAAGCACTGTGAATGATAAATGGTGTAAACCGAACGAAAACAAGACCAAAGGAAGAATGAGAACACATGAATGGTGTTAAATAACTCGTGCATCGTCATGTATTCAATCCTCTCAGAGATTTACCTGTAGGATTCTTGTCGTTTGGGTTTACTTTGGACAACAGTCTCGATCTTTTCGAGCACATCAGGAGTCAACATTGGAATAACATCAATTGCCTTCATGTTCTCGTTAATCTGTTTTATAGAATGACAGAACTGTAAGAAGCTAAAATGGAAGATGCAATGAAAAATACAGACTGATGACTTATGGTTCAGATGTTTGAAACAAAGAGAACCTTGGTTAATATATTTGCATGAAGATAAATAAGACTGAAACTGGTTCCCCAGATGAAATTGTTAAAACTTGGAAACACAATTGGTTTTTCATAATCAAAAGAAGATCCCTTCCTAATGAAAGTTTTTAACTGAAACAggaaagaaacaacaataataaggGAGAGCAACTTTtataagggttttttttttcttgtgtccACAAAGGATCACTAATTGTATATTTGGCCTAggaaaaaatattacaattgtTTGCATGCCCCTTAAACCCACAAAAATTAGCTTCCGTACCTCTCTCCATCAAATACTGGACTATCTTAGTataaaattgatgaaaaaaggCCTAGAACATCTCAATATGTGTTAAAGGGTAATCACTATTGCTCAAAGTTTTAAAGGTAGTTTAGGAATCAGCAGTAAacattataattactttttgcatttttaaaaattaaaatataataactttacTAATATTACATTGAGTTAATCAAGATCAGGGGTACATAAGAAAAATTTAGGGCTTTTCGGCACTATACAGATAACTACAATATTTTAGAGGCCAAATAGCAAATCAGGGATGTTTTTAggactatatatatagaaaaataaacaaaaacaaaagccaaTTAGAACAACTGGACGCGAGGATTTATAGGGCCTTAGACAATTTGAATAAATATCAAGCAATACATCATTCTACAAAATAAGGCATAACCACAAGCTggatataagaaaaaatatatttagatagATGGCTAATTTACCTGGCTCTCCTTGGTTGCACCAGTGATGACAGATGATACATGGGGATTTGAGGCACACCAAGCAATTGCTAGTTGCGACAAAGGAACCCCCAACTCCTCAGCTATGGGTTTCAGACCGTTAACTTTCCTCAGCACATCATCAACCAGCGATCTGTTTGCAAGATTCTACAAGATAAATAGCAGTTAGTTGCTAGATAATTTtgacaatttaaataaaacatctcAATAACAGGATGCTTCTCACAATAATATTTAAggtttattttgtttgcataTCCAAAAACAGGTGATTGCTAATATGCTCTTGCAAAAACCATATGCACTTACAGGCCctacaaataaaagaattatataaaaaccTAACTACCCCTTAGCCTCTCCCTCCATCCATCTTGAGAAAGTGAATAGAGAGGATAAAGACCATGGTTAAATATGAATTGTTGTGAACAATGTTAAATTCACTTTAACCATAAGGGtgaataaacatataaaagtgTTTTGTAGAAGCATACAGGCAAATACAGATTTTTATAAGGGAATATTAGCAATCACTCACTTGCATAGGGGTATGCAAGTATATTTATCACGTTGAACTAAGTAAAGAACATTTTGTGCACGAACAAgctaattaaataacaaaaaagagCCTGAGACAAATATATCACAATCATACATCATGTATAGATGTTTACCAAGAAAGCATGGATCTCTATGTCTGTCCAACAAAATATGCTCCTATTAATAGGTAGCCTTACAAATGCATTCCAAAgaacataaaacaaatatatcacATATAAAAACCTATATAGATCCATTTCTTAAGGGCAGGATGGCTCTCAacaatttcttatttaaaattctCAAATTAACTCTATTTTCAACATTCAGATAATGCCAAATGACAGCTAATGACACAGACTTGTAAGGAAGACATACAAAAAACAATCTCAGGATAGGCTATGATACAAAGCCAAGCAATATCCTAAAGCATctaaaaccaaaacaacacTTAGCTGGAACACTTACTAATCTGATGTGAGACCATTCTTAAACCTTTaggaaagagaaggaaaaataaattctaGTGGTGCTGCCTCTGCAAATTACTAGGACAAAAAACATTGTTAATGTCATCTCTTCTTCCCATTTGTTTGGAAATCACTTCACACTAAGGTATACATTGCAACTTGCTGATACAGCCATCTACCACTGTTCATCAAATTTGATAGAAAGTGGAAACTAAGAGGCTCTAGTATGTCAAAGTAATATCAAAATCTGCACCTCCTCCATCACCTACAGTGTGGATCTCAAACTTCTCAATCTATCAGTTCTGATCCCAACTTTGTATACCTTTGCCTAACAGCATAGAAAACACACTGTGGAGCAGGAAATAGAAGTATTTCATCCACATTATGCAGTTAGAGAATTTGTGCTAAGCAGCCAAATTTCGAAATAATTGACAAGCTAATATTGTCCTTCAACTACAGGAATTAAATTCAGAGTAGATCAGCAACTAcgaatatattatattatattataaaagcTAACCAACCAATTCTTACCCAAACCAGGGACTCCCCTTAATCAAAGAAGGCAAAACGATCATGTAGAGTCTAAACTTTGACTATCATAACACTTGTGAGGATCTTTCAAATGTATATAAGCACTAAAACCAATTTGAAAATGCAAGGTAAGGTCTGTCAAATCATATATCACTGAGAACATAGCAATTATAATCCCATGCAACATAGTTAAATCATCATCAGTTCTCCAAGGTAGAATACATATGACTTAGGGTCAGGATTCATTTGGCCATAAAACGTTTTAAACCACTTTTCCTATATGATTTTGCCAAAGGTTCCATTTTGCAATTTTTGAGGGCCAAAAGAAGTGCTTTCAGAACAAAATCTTTCAAACAATGCTTTTAACTCAATAACACTTTTGAAGTACTCCAAAGACATGAACAAGCCAACTTGATGCgtaaaagaaaatcagaaaaattggGAGCCTTGCAGCCTCCTAAATCACTATAAATCATGACAAGCCTACAATTCTCTAGACTTTGAGAAAAGAAATAAGATCATATTGGATCTTTACTGCACAGGTTTCACAATATTCTATCATTAGCAGGAACAACACACATTTACGCAGCAGTATAGTTTTTCATGTCAGCAAGACCACTCAGTAATCAGTACCTTGTAATTTTCCAGTGCAAAACGACTGTCAGGAGGAATGTTTCCTTTGGTATACTTCCCAGTGAGGACCCCTGATGCTAATGGACTCCATGTAGTGAGGCCAACACCATAAGCGCTGTAAAGAGGCATATATTCAACTTCAACCTGCATCATACATGTGATTCAGTATGAGAATCTTGTAAACCCTGCTAAGTTAATTCATAAAAATCTAGTGTCATACTCATCACTCTGCTAAATTCCAAGTATCCAAAATTCAAGTAGAAtgttataagaataaaaaacaacattttcatcaattcTGCAACCAAAGAACCAAGATGTCGAAGACCCATTCAATTTCAAACACTAGGGAAACTCTCTACACAAGATCTAGTCATCAAAGCAAACCGCATTAAGTTCATCTTCAATAAACAAAGAGTGGAAAAAAAGTGAATTATAAACATTcatccagaaaaaaaaaagaaaaggaatttttaattaaaatatacaatcACAAGATCCTCACagacaaatagataaataatcaaaatttgaaagaatacGAGATGTATACCTTGTGCCTGGAAAGGAGATTGTACTCAGGTTGCTCGACAATAGGACCGACGAGATCCAGCCGATTGGCAACCGCCCAAGCCTCCGTGATCTGCTGCGCAGACCACTCACTAGTACCCCAATAAAAAGCCCAACCATTATCAATCACATAGTTCATCGCCCGAACCGTCTCCTCAATCGGCGTCGCCGAATCCGGCCGATGGCAATAGAGAACATCAACATAATCCATATCAAGACGTTTAAGCGAAGCGCGAGTACCCTCAACGATGTGCTTCCTAGAGAGCCCCTTGTCATTAGGGCCAGGACCACCCCAAAAGATCTTAGTGGAAATGACGAGGTCGGAGCGGCGCCATCCGAGTTCACGAATGGCTTGACCCATGATCTCCTCAGCGCGGCCATTGGCGTAGACCTCAGCGTTGTCGAAGAAGTTAACACCGTGGTCACGGCAGCACTGGAGGAGGATCTTGGCTTCCTTGACATCAAGCTGGTTGCCGAAGCTCACCCAGGCGCCATAGGAGAGCTGGCTGACCTTCAACCCAGATCTCCCGAGGTTCTTGTACTGCATTTCGGATGGTGGATCGATGGAGCTCGATCTCTCTGGCGGTGGATCGAGAGTGATGGTTGgcgtgatgaagaagaagaagaagaagaagaagaagaaggcaccGATGAAGAATCGGGAAGGCGATTTCTTAAAACGAACGCGATCTTGGGAATCGAAGAGGCGGTTGGCACGTGTGGGGGGACTGGAGTGAGGGGCTGTTCAGAGTGACAAAGGgttgtttgattatttatttattttttttaatttattaaaaaaatttaagtttaatttaaaagaaatggttaggtataaatatcaaaatagtctctattttgtgttttccgcccttttaattactctaatataaaatccgctattttggtccttgtatttgcatatttatgtttttttagtctCTCGAATTGACGGATCTACacttttggtcctcgtatttacatattttcatctttttttcttcttccaattCATCGGCTGGAAGGACCAAAAGAGTAGATCCGTCAATTAGAGGGATCAAAAAGACATAAATGTGAAAATATGATGACCAAAAAGATGGATTTTATATTATAGGGACTAAAAATGtggaaaacataaaatagaagcatcattttgatattttgaccaaaTGGTTAATATCATCTCCCCGCGGGGAAGAggatttctctatttttaaattaaatatatattttatatatatactaaaaataattcatatgatttattttatttattaaaaaaattcaatattaatataatattataatgactAATATTTGgggtttaaaaattttatttttaatatttattaataatattttagatttttaataaaaatcagtGTTACTCCAATGCAATTCTCGgagataattatataaaaaattgttttaaaaattttaatcaaaattttttatttcttattatagataaatatgttatattaaacctaagattaaattgattaatttttcaatttcatcgaaatttgttgttttctcatacattaaataatgtttaaggaatattttgtttacgttttttttttaatttcatatatgataTGTTATATGTGTAATTAGGAAAAAATATTTGGTAGGGTAGAAATTCCTCAACCCGTGGGGGAGTGAGAAGGGGGAATTTCTCCCCCACGGGGAATTTTGAGATGAAAAATCCCTCCTCgccccacttgcatccctatctcCAATTTTCtcacttgataaaaaaaaatctttaaactatatcatataaaaaaaaaatcctttctttttctaatactcTAATAGCTACTTTTATCAGAAAAGTAGTTGGCGTGGATTGAAATACCCCTCAATATTTTTAAacgaaaatataaaatagtaaataagaaactaaaatattaaacatcaaaaacaaatattaaaaaaaatgttatgtagttacatatattaaataaaaaaatatatttaataaacgGGAAATAAATTTCTTAAGtgtaaaattagatttttgtaaataaaataaattgacgGTATGAGTTGCAAGtactaaaaaataagtaaatttaaaaaaatgagattatctaggaaaattaaaaatgtcagAGGAGGGACTACATGAGATATTTGAAAATGTTGTAAGGagtaacaaataattttacctaatttaatttaattttttaaagtttaatttaaaatttttgtcacgtGGGACTAGGGTGAGTAGTTGTTCAGAgtagacatggccacggttcagGAACCGCCGGTTACGGTTCCTGAACCGCAGATTACTGTTCTAAAAAACtttgaaccggaaccgaaccgcctagCCAAGGTTTTTGGCGGCTGGCGATTCGGTTCAACGGTTCCTATTTGATGGTTTAAACATGCTATTTTTTGTTTGCTATGTCATTCACCTCCGCAGTCCGATGAGCGAAGAAAGTCATAGCGATTCCATCCCGTCTCAGAAGGAACACCTTAGAAATCAGAATGATCGGACGCAGCAACCATGATCGCCTTCTCTATCACGTCAAAGATATCCAAGATCAAGCTACGGAAGAACCGTCTCCAGTAATCCATCGAAGATGAACTCACAGCCATCTCACTTCCAGCTCGAGCTTGTTCCTCCccatcttctccaccatcaaGTCGGGCTTCCACCGATCCGACCCGCCGCCCTCGAATAGAGatctaggattaggattttatcaAAGAGGATTTAGAATTTTCAAGCCTTTAAGAGAGTGCCGGCgagaacaaatcaacaaaataaaaacttaatcaattgATTTAATTCAAGTGTTCAAACCTAACCTAATCAGATGATTCACACgactcaaaattttaaatggtCAAACCTATTCAGATATCATAAgtcataacattattttatataatataataataataattatatatatatatatatatatatataaaactaagtaatttgatattttgaatcttttgattCAAGTGGAACCAGCGGTTTGAACAGCCGATTCgatggtttttaaattttgaaaccgaCCGAACAGATTCCGGTTTTAGGACGGTTACGGTTTTTCCTTTATGGCGGTTCGGTTACGTTCCACGATTTAGGTTCAAAATGGCCagctgttttattttttttaaaaaaattaatttaaattcatttaaattaatttaattaattttttttttttgggtttggcTGTATTTTTAAGTGGTTGTGTCCGTGGTGTTTAGATGGAGTttgatttaaacaaaattggggAAGAGATTTATTTAATTGGAGCGGATTTTTTAAGAGattagattaaaataaataaaatgaaaattgttTTTGGCTTGAAAAGTAATTTATAAGtaggataaaaaaaatgctGGTTCTCTGAGGAGGCACACGGGAAATAGGAgactaaataataattttaaaataataggtTAAAAAGTTT is a window from the Dioscorea cayenensis subsp. rotundata cultivar TDr96_F1 chromosome 2, TDr96_F1_v2_PseudoChromosome.rev07_lg8_w22 25.fasta, whole genome shotgun sequence genome containing:
- the LOC120280443 gene encoding probable voltage-gated potassium channel subunit beta, translating into MQYKNLGRSGLKVSQLSYGAWVSFGNQLDVKEAKILLQCCRDHGVNFFDNAEVYANGRAEEIMGQAIRELGWRRSDLVISTKIFWGGPGPNDKGLSRKHIVEGTRASLKRLDMDYVDVLYCHRPDSATPIEETVRAMNYVIDNGWAFYWGTSEWSAQQITEAWAVANRLDLVGPIVEQPEYNLLSRHKVEVEYMPLYSAYGVGLTTWSPLASGVLTGKYTKGNIPPDSRFALENYKNLANRSLVDDVLRKVNGLKPIAEELGVPLSQLAIAWCASNPHVSSVITGATKESQINENMKAIDVIPMLTPDVLEKIETVVQSKPKRQESYR